TACCTAGGTTGTGTAATAAGATGGCTGATTGTCTAGCCAAATCACTCCACAAGCCTTGTATCATAAGAGAATGGTGGGATAATCCCATATCTTGCATCTCTGTACCTCTGGCTAGTGATGTAACTTTTATCTAATGTTTAGTGAGAATGGTCCAAAACTATGTTCAATATATAACATTACAAAGAACCTCCAATACTCTCTTACATTCACTTCATGACCGTAGTCATGTGACTCGTGCCATTCAAATACTAAATTTAATATCAATACAAGCTATTATTGCAAGTCCAATCGAAAACACAAAATCCATAGCATAACAACCTATACACACCCTTTAGGGCAAATCAGCTAATGATACATTTTATCTGCACAAATGTTAAGAAACAAAAAAGACAGACAACAAAGCATTCTCTCAGGCAAACTATCTACCTACCTAATCTCGACACTGGAGTTGCATATAGCTCTTTTTGCAAAGAAGCTTTATGCAGTAAAacaaaaaattcagaaaatagAAGAACCAGACAATGTCAAGTCATCAATAGCTGAACTTTCTTAATCGAACTGACGTGACAGACAAGAATACTATCTATACATTATTTTTGTTTCCTTTGCTTTCTATGATTAAGTATAATGAGGGTTCTATTTTTTAGGGGTGGGGAGGGGAAGCGAGGGTAAGGTTTGTGTTGCTTTACTTGATTTATCCATGACAGCTGAAAACCCGTCTTCCTTCGCAGCTACTACTCTTGTTACTATTCCTTATTGCTGTTGGTTATTACTGAATCTTTGCGCAATGATAGGGCGAACATCATCTGCATCCACCAGAGTCTCTAAAAACGGTAGTAATGAAACTAATGCTCTGTCAGATGGGTCATCAAACCAGCTTTTGATAGGAATCCCGTTATTAACTTGCAGCCGGAAAACCTGAAAGAAATGTTAAACTAGAATGCATAAATATGACATAGCACAGCAAAGGGTCCCAATGAATACGGATACGCACCACTGCGAAGTTTATGATATTAAAACAAAATCACCACTGGCTTACTTATTATCTAGTTTGCGTAATCTAAAGATAATGAAAACAAACATTTATCGGACCACTTCTAGACACCACCATTTTTAGCTTCTTGCAGGACTTAACAGTTAGGAGAACATAAGTGGATGGTCCTACTCAAGCGCTTACTTCAGTTGATAGTTTATGATACAATATCATAATCAGTAGACTTGtttcaatattaataaaaaagaTTCAGAATAAAAAGAAGTCTGATTCTCTGTTTAAGATTATAAACCACATTTTTCATGGCGATTATGACCAAACCTATTGGCAGCGTGGGAGTTAATAATGAATGGTCATGAATTGATAATGGTACGGTAAATGGGTGCTAGCCTACATAATACAGTTAATCGGATGATAAATCAAACAGAGCCAACCATCATTCAAATGAAACAAGAGAGATTACAGTACCTGTGGAGAGTTATCAATTAAGGCAACCTTTGCCAAATCGACTCCCAGAACTGTCAAGTCTTTAGTATAGCTACCATCTGAGAAAAGGCAAGATTCACGGTAAGCTCGTTGAGAAATGAGCTTTCCACTCGGATCCAATATATTAAGTAGCTGTTCGGCATAGCTACTTTGACTTGCTGTGAAGACAATGATTTCAAACATCTCTGCAACTTTTCCCAAGAATGGCTTAAGGTATGGCCTCTGTCTAACGTACACAGTGTGTTCTTTCATGTTGAAGAAAACTGGAAATGTGAAATCAGCATCATCACAGTGTTCCAGGGTAGAGTGTACAAGTGTTTCTGtaataatacatatggaataaagcCAGAGTGAGCACACTTTTAAGAAAACTAGTTGTAAAACGAACCAATAAGAATTTGGAAAAGTTTGCCTCATAGATATGAGTTACTTCTCTTTGTAAGAAAAGAGagtatgttacttttctttttctttcaagaATAAAAGAAGGTAGCTTCTCTTTTACAAAAGGGAATAATAAGCATGAACGTGTTTCACACCAGTCTCTGTGTACAAAAATACATAACATTAAGAGGTTCCTTACCATCCAAGTCCAGTACTAGAGTGATTGATTTCCGTTTCCGAGTTTCTTTTGGGAGCAGTAAGGGCCACACAGATGGAACAACATCAGAAAGATCAGGCAGATTTCTAAGGAACAAGTGTGGATCAAAGCAGTCTACTTCATCTACACCGACAACCGAGTGAGAGTTGAAATTAGATTGTTCATCACAAGATTTCAACTGATGGATTGCTAGATATAAGCAAGAATCATCTGAGTTTATCGAGGCctcttgctcttcttcttcacatgCCCGCTTGTCAAAAATATTGGTTGTTTCCCCAGTTTCCTCAAGGAAAGGAAGTATCATGTATCTCTCAGCCATATCAAACACTGTATCAGGAACAACAGAACATCCGTAATCAAAAAAATTATTGGAATCCATAATATCCTCAAATCCTGCACTTCCATCAAATGGTAAACCAGACACAGTCATGTCCGAAATGTGGAAATCCGATACATTACAAGTTTGGTATCCATATGAATTACTGCTGGCACTGTTACTTTCCTCGTCAGCAATCAATTGAGAAAATATAAAGTCATCTTTCGCTGCAAAATATTAAATGTGAGTCGTGAGAACATTGGATAAAGAGctttcagcaaaaaaaaattatataaagacTATTCAAGGCAATTTAGTTTTAAGAGCATTCAGTACTTTTTCCATTCGTCAGCACAATTTAGCATATAAATACAAACATACTTAAAAGTCGGATGATGCAAAGTTACGGTTATCCTCATGTGAGTAACAGGTCAAAGGAAATTGTCTGCCCATCAAGTACCATCAACGATACATCTCATTTTCAGGTATATGTAACCAAAATTTTGACGCCCAGATCCTTCAAGGTAAGAAATACGAAGAACTGAATTTAGAGACCAGAGGACATGGTAACTTTTTCAGTAATTGTTTAAAAACCCTTATCAAACAAACAGTAGAACATGCTTCAGGAAGGCACAGTTCTCACAAGAGAGAACTCTTTTTACAATCAATAACTAAGCAGTCTGAATTGGCAGTTTGGGTGAAGCATGCATATGGATGTTCTTTTCAGCCACTTGCAGTTAATATAGCATCTAATAGTGACTATTTATTCTCAGTATTACAAATTGTTAGTTTCCGGCCATAACTGCTGAACCACTATACTGTTTCTGGCAGGCCAACCATCAAGCGGTCTGATGGTTGGTATGCTCCCTCCCACTGCGGAGGTAGGGGTTTGAACCCCGTAATTGCCACAAATTAACTCCTTATAAGGAGTTAAGGATGTAGCCATGACCACTGTTCCAACCTACGACCCACCTCATCAGGGTGATAGGTTATTCTTAGATGTTTACATATTTAAACTAGAAAGCAATCTCCTCAACATGTGCACAAGATCTGCTAGCAACGTAAGCAACATTCATATACTACAGCATACGAATAGAGAATAAATACCTGAATAATTATATATGTTTGGTTTGGAATGGATTTCATTGAACTCGAAGATAGGAGAAAAGATAGTCTCCATGTTTGATGAGCAAGTTGGTGGTGCCAAATCCTGCAGACCCCATAATGCAATATTGAGCAAACATACGGAGAAGCAGATCAGATAATTTAAAGATGTGTTGATAAAAAGTTTCACAAAAAAGAGGAGTGGGAATAGAAAGGTCACAACAATAAAACCGAACCGGAGCCCATAAAAAGCCCCTGCCATAATCTAAACAAACACCACGAGCAAACACAAGTGCTTATGAAATACACCACCACAGTAATTATCATCGGTTATTACCATTCTTTCGTCCCCAGGAGATTCAACTGCGGATAGTGGTGACTCTGGAAATGAACAAGCTTCACCATTCAACAAGTTTCTGTGAGCAACATCAGGCTTATCCCATTCAATTTCCTGGGACACTTCGATGTCGGAGAAAACTGCAAAATCAGGCAAAACCAAGTAAATATAAAATGTGATAAAAATGTAGAAACTGTTTAACTACTCAGAACATACATAACTTgttctattttcatcaaaattAGCTTCCTAAAGCTGTATAATTAAGACGTCCACTTTGAGGGACAATTTTAACTTGTTTTTTACGCATTGCCCATCAagatttttacttatttttttggcTAGACTACAAGACAAATAAGTTAAACTGGATGGGGAGAAAAATGTTATTAGCACTTCGGTGTAAAACGGAAAGATGAATTCCAACATACACCAAAATTTCTTAAACGCAGTAAAACATGTCCCAATCGAAAAGCCTATACAAGGCATGGGATAGTATTGTGAGGTTCAAACTTAAAAAGCTTGAAAGTTTAGCTTCCTACCATCATGATGATTATCAACAGATCCGTCCAACTCTGCTGTGTACTGAGATAATCTGATTTGAGAGGAAGAATTCTTTGAGATTTTACTTGACTTGTGGCACACATGGAGACCTGTACCCGTACATGGTTTAGTTTTCATCTTTAATGCTGGCATGACTTAGATTCATACAAGTATCATGTACAAGTTCTTCTTTAGAAATGACAACGGCAAAAAGAGAACTCTGTACACTTCCCCTTCCCAACCTTGAGTAGGTTTATCATCTAATACtatcaaaataaagataaagaaatgaaaagaatCAGTCATAAGGTTAGGATACGAATAATATAATAGTCAAACATAGACTTTAAGCATATTCCTAGACTGTTCCAAATCAAGCTCAAGCAATCAAAAACCCACAAACTGAATTTCTTCCTTCAAGTAATCAACTGCAGCGTGAAAACGTACTAATTTAGAACAGAATTTGTTTGTGACAGTTCCAAGATCTCGGTGGTGTTATACAAATACTTCACaacataaaccctaaattactCAACACACAGAATTAACAACTCTCACAAACTAGCAAGAAAATGAAACAGGATATTCTGATCATGACTAGAGAATAAAATTCAAGGATCGGTTTTAAGTTGATCTCGTCTAGTCGTCTTACCAACCAAAAaagttcaaaaaacaaaaaccaaaaaaaattcctcttgaTTACCCCCATAAGTTAAGAACTAAAGGTAACTCGACCAATCAAACCAAAATTCACAAGTAACGCCAAAATACCCCAAAACCCTAAGTTCACAAAGGAATCAGCTAAAAATTCAAACTTCAACAGAAAAAAACAACACCCGATCACTACTCATCCAACAATAAACCTGAACTAAAATCTTGAAAACCTAAAGAAACACTAAAATAAAGTAATTAAGACGAACCAGATCATACCTGTATAAACAACAATTCCTTTCTCTTcctaaattgaaaagaaaaaaaaaatgaagaaagggGGGAGAacaattagggtttgaaaaaaaaatgaagtttaGAATCAAAACCCTATGTTTCTCCCTAACTTTAATTTTTCTGGTATAGAAGTTAACTTAGTTCCGTCTGAAACAGGAAGAGTTtggaaagagagagagagttttGTACGTCAACATTGTCAAACATCAAAGGCCATGTTTGGGAACTTTAACAACATAAAACTTAGCTAGGGAAGAATTTTCTGTAACTCGACTAGAGTTATCATAAGATGTATTAGTAAAGATGTTGTTTGTCCTTCTATTATATCCATCACAGGTTTATTATATATTATGTTTGTCTCATCATACTCTAACCCCATATTTTTATAAAATAGTCTTATATTAAGGAAAAAATTATATGgaagaaaatatgaaaatataaaaattaatcaaaaaatgaataaaaaaaaatgaaaaattcaaaTAACTACCTATATAACCGCCTAACCTAGGTAAGGATATTGGTATCCTAGCTATTTTGGAGAATACCATAACCTTACTTTTTTGGgttcctaaaatcaaggaagatttagtAGTTCCTGTTCAAGATTAGGATTGCAGTGAGACAAAcatatttttattgtattttcttgataacccaacctaggatAGGAATTTCCCAGGGCCAAACACGACCAAAAAGATCTTCCTAATTCTGAACACACGGATGGATGGATGTGTTAGAATTAAGGACGAATGAATGGTTTGGATTTGACATCTTTCTAATCATTCTCAACCGATAAGAATCTTACACGTTTGATTACTCCACCAACTCACCTCTGCGAGAGACTAGTTTTCTTGACCCACTTACTTTTGCGTCAACAATTCCATAGTTGgcagcttcttctttttttcttttttgtttctaaaatgctCCGTCCGGCCCACTATTAGATGACTTAtgtatttttagattttgtcccataatagatgacctatatcattaaacaagaagatatttctaaaagaaaattattattggggcgtcacattcaaTTAGAGAGGCGCCATCTAATAGAACAAAAACGGGTCACTCATAAGTAatttcaaaaaccccttatctcaaataattttctaATGAtcaaacaacccttatttagttaattttaatttaattagataataattaaattaatgaattcttttgttatatacttgaattctgggacaaagtttttgtgggaagaaaaactagagaggagaaaaaagaaattttttggagatttatttcaaaacctagattttgattcactcaaccaaaatgaatgAAACAAGTTACCAATTCGAGGTGGGTGAATCTTTatatatgatagagaaaacaagttTTACATCCCTCATGTTGGAAACCAAGAGATGgatgatttgttagatggtagagagggtttaacacaaagtgatgatgaatctcaaccaattgaagaaataaatcgacaaagtgaagaaccaatggttgaaaatcaacatGTATGCCTCTAAACTATCTCCCATGAGCTCAATTTCGCTCAAAATtagctaaagtacgtaaaaaaaattgatttttcgaCTTACTGGTCCTGCTACTGTTGGGTTGAAGCTTTGTTCCCAACCGTAACCCCTATTTACGGTTAGGTTTGGACGAACTCCAAACCGTAACTAGTTATGAATATGACAAAAGACatattacggttgggaaaatgtCTAGCCAACCCCAACTGTAAATAATTTTTGCATGGGTATTTATTGCACTTTTACGGTTGGGTTTTTTTCATAATTCCAAACCGTAACTGTAATTACGGTTgggattgattttttattttccaaCCGTAATTGTTCTTGTGTATTAAGTTTTGTTCTTACGATTGGAAATAAAGATCTTACGGCTGGGAATGCTACATACGGTTGGGTTTGTGGCTCTTAGAATCTAACAGTAAGTGtaattttccttcttcttttggaCTAATGTTGTGATATTTTGGTTGATAGATCGTGCTTCCACCTAGCCTAATGTCTTCCCAACCTGATGCAAACGAAATTCTAACTGAAGattcttcccatcactatttgaatgacttggtaggtgttttttttttttttttgaaagtaatGGAAAGATATGTTGCTCATTCATTTTGACCATATcactattattattttttttgactaACTTTGAGTTTTTGGACCATGTAGACATGGAAAACGAAG
This is a stretch of genomic DNA from Papaver somniferum cultivar HN1 chromosome 1, ASM357369v1, whole genome shotgun sequence. It encodes these proteins:
- the LOC113299768 gene encoding uncharacterized protein LOC113299768 isoform X1; the encoded protein is MPALKMKTKPCTGTGLHVCHKSSKISKNSSSQIRLSQYTAELDGSVDNHHDVFSDIEVSQEIEWDKPDVAHRNLLNGEACSFPESPLSAVESPGDERMDLAPPTCSSNMETIFSPIFEFNEIHSKPNIYNYSAKDDFIFSQLIADEESNSASSNSYGYQTCNVSDFHISDMTVSGLPFDGSAGFEDIMDSNNFFDYGCSVVPDTVFDMAERYMILPFLEETGETTNIFDKRACEEEEQEASINSDDSCLYLAIHQLKSCDEQSNFNSHSVVGVDEVDCFDPHLFLRNLPDLSDVVPSVWPLLLPKETRKRKSITLVLDLDETLVHSTLEHCDDADFTFPVFFNMKEHTVYVRQRPYLKPFLGKVAEMFEIIVFTASQSSYAEQLLNILDPSGKLISQRAYRESCLFSDGSYTKDLTVLGVDLAKVALIDNSPQVFRLQVNNGIPIKSWFDDPSDRALVSLLPFLETLVDADDVRPIIAQRFSNNQQQ
- the LOC113299768 gene encoding CTD small phosphatase-like protein 2 isoform X2, yielding MPALKMKTKPCTGTGLHVCHKSSKISKNSSSQIRLSQYTAELDGSVDNHHDVFSDIEVSQEIEWDKPDVAHRNLLNGEACSFPESPLSAVESPGDERMDLAPPTCSSNMETIFSPIFEFNEIHSKPNIYNYSAKDDFIFSQLIADEESNSASSNSYGYQTLFDMAERYMILPFLEETGETTNIFDKRACEEEEQEASINSDDSCLYLAIHQLKSCDEQSNFNSHSVVGVDEVDCFDPHLFLRNLPDLSDVVPSVWPLLLPKETRKRKSITLVLDLDETLVHSTLEHCDDADFTFPVFFNMKEHTVYVRQRPYLKPFLGKVAEMFEIIVFTASQSSYAEQLLNILDPSGKLISQRAYRESCLFSDGSYTKDLTVLGVDLAKVALIDNSPQVFRLQVNNGIPIKSWFDDPSDRALVSLLPFLETLVDADDVRPIIAQRFSNNQQQ